GCCGGGGTGGAGATGGTGATGCCGGGGGACAACATCCAGATGAAGATTGATTTGATCACGCCGATCGCGATGGATGAGGGGTTGCGGTTCGCGATTCGTGAGGGCGGCCGGACGGTGGGCGCCGGCGTCGTTACCAAGATTCTGAAGTAACGCGGCGGACAGAAGGAGATTGTATGGCCAGTAAGATTCGTATCCGTCTCAAGGCGTTTGATCACGCGGTATTGGATCAGGCTGCTGCTGACATCGTTCGCTCGGTCGAAAAGACCGGCGCGCAGGTCTCAGGGCCGATCCCGCTGCCGAGCAAGATCCAACGGTGGACGGTACTTCGGAGTCCGCATATCGATAAGAAGAGCCGGGAGCAGTTCGAGCTCCGGACCCATAAGCGGCTCTTGGACATCAACGACTCTCGTCCTCAAACGATGGACGCGTTGACCAAGCTCGATTTGCCGGCTGGCGTCGACGTCGAAATCAAGGTTGAGTAGCACGATGACGGATGGATTGATTGGACGCAAAGTGGGGATGACCCGGGTGTTTCTTGACGGTGGCACCTCGGTGCCGGTGACCGTTATCGAAGCCGGCCCGTGTCGGGTCCTCCAGGTTCGCGGGAGCGGCGTGCAGCTTGGCTTCGGTCAGAAGCGGGCGCAGCGGACTCTCAAGGCAGAGTTGGGGCACGCCAAGGCGGCGGGTCTCGATGCGGCGCCGAGCGTGGTGCGGACGTTCGAGTTGAACGGTGACGCCCCGAAGCCTGGTGATACCGTGACCGTCGGCATGTTCGCGGCTGGTGAGACCGTCAAGGTCACCGGTCAGTCGAAGGGCCGCGGATTCCAGGGCGTCGTGCACCGGTACGGGATCGGTGGCGGGCCCGGGTCGCACGGTAACACGCGGCACCGGAAGCCTGGCTCGGTCGGCGCCGGCACCGATCCGTCGCGCGTCATCAAGGGCAAGCGGATGCCCGGTCACATGGGCGACCGCCGTCACACCGAACTCGGCCTCCAGGTCGTTCGGATCGATGCCGAGCGTAATCTGCTGTTCGTGCGGGGAGCGGTCCCGGGAGCGAAGAACGGGATCGTGACCGTGGCGAAGCAGGGAGGGAGAAGCCGTCATGATTGAGGCCCCGTTGTTTCAACCGAACGGGAAGCCGAGCGGAAGCGTTGCGCTCCCGGCTGACTATTTCGACGGCACGGTCAACGAGCCGGTGATGCACCAAGCGGTGAAGGCCTTTTTGGCCAATCAGCGCCAGGGCACTCACGCGACCAAGACTCGCCGGTGGGTTACGGGTGGTAACCAGAAGCCGTGGAAACAAAAGGGCACCGGCCGCGCCCGAGCCGGTTCGACGCGGTCGCCGTTGTGGCCCGGCGGCGGCACGGTGTTCGGTCCGCACCCGCGCGATTACACCCAGGATATTCCCAAGAAGGTCCGGCAGTTAGCTCGGCGCTCGTCGCTGAACGCCCGGGCCCGCGAGGGGTTCCTGTCCCTGGTCGAGAGTCTCGACTTCAGCGGTCCGAAGACGGCCCAGTTGGCGGCGCTACTCAAGGCGATGGGGTTGACCGGCAAGAAGGTGTTGCTGCTGACCCACGGGATCAAGAAAAACGTCTACTTGAGCGGGCGGAACATTCCGCTGCTCGAGGTGATGCCATACGGCGACGTCGCGACCTACAACGTCCTGTGGTCGGATGCCGTGGTGGTTGAGCGCGGCGCCTTGACCGGCGAAGCGATCGAGTCCGAGGCTGCCGACACGGATGCGGCACCGAAGAAGAAGACCGCGGTCAAAGCGCCGAAGGCCCCAAAGGCCCCAAAAGCCGAGAAGGCTACCAAAGCGCCGGCCGTGAAAAAGACGGCCAAGCCGGCCGCCGAAAAGAAGGCGCGGGCCAAGAAGGCCGCGCCCAAGCCGAAGGACGGTAAATAATGGCTGCCCTGCATGATGTGGTGGTGAAGCCGTTGATCACCGAGAAGAGCTCGGCGGCGTATCAGAACCGGAAGGAATACGCCTTCCAGGTAGCGACGCGGGCGACAAAGCGGGATGTCAAAGCGGCGTTGGAGAAGCTCTTCGGCGTGACGGTGACCAGGGTCCGGACCATGCAGATGCGCCGGATCGAAGTCACCCGCGGGCGGACCCGGGGCAAGACCGAGGCCTGGAAGAAGGCCTTGGTGACTCTGAAGGACGGCGACTCAATCGCCGTGTTCGAGGGCTAACATGGCCAATCGTCAATATCGTCCGACATCCGCCGGGACCCGGTTCCGGTCGGTGTCCGATTTCGCGGAGATCACGCGCGATACGCCGGAAAAGTCGCTGCTCACCCCCCTTCGGAAGACGGGTGGCCGGAACAACAAGGGCCACGTCACGATGCGGGCGATCGGTGGCGGGCACCGGCAGCACTACCGGATCATCGACTTCAAGCGGAACAAGTTCGGGATTCCGGCCAAGGTTGCGCACATCGAATACGACCCGAACCGCACCGCCAGGATTGCGTTGCTCTTCTACGCTGATGGCGAGAAGCGATACATCCTCCACCCGGTCGGCCTGAAGCAGGGTGACACGGTGTTGAGCGGGCCGGGGACCGATGCCCGGAACGGCAACGCCCTGCCGCTGGGTGAAATCCCGTTGGGTACCAACGTGCATAACATTGAGCTCAAGATCGGCAAGGGTGGCTCGATCGCGCGGAGCGCGGGTCAGTACGCCCAAGTGATGGCGCGGGAAGGCCAATACGTGACGCTCAAGTTGAAGTCCGGCGAAACCCGGCTCGTCAACGGACGTTGCCTGGCCACGATCGGCGAAGTGGGCAACTCCGAGCACGAGTTGTTGTCGCGCGGCAAGGCCGGCAAGACCCGGTGGTTGGGCCGCCGTGGCAAAGTCCGTGGTGTCGCGAAGAATCCGGTCGACCACCCGCTGGGTGGTGGTGAAGGGAAGAGCTCGGGTGGACGTCCGCCGGTTTCGCCGTGGGGTAAGGCCGAAGGCGTCAAGACCAGGCTTCCGAAGAAGGCCACGAATCGACTGATTATCCGCGGCCGCAAGCGTGGTAAGGCGACCGGCGGGGGGAACTGATCCATGGGACGGAGCGTCAAGAAGGGACCGTACGTTCAGGAGGCCTTGCTCAAGAAGGTCCAAGTCCTGACCGGGAAGAACACGAAGCAGGTCGTGAAGACCTGGAGCCGGGCGAGCACCATTCTCCCCGAGTTCGTGGGCCACACGTTCGCGGTGCACAACGGCAACAAGTTCGTGCCGGTGCATGTCACCGAGAACATGGTGGGTCACAAGCTCGGTGAGTTCTCGCCGACTCGGATCTTCAAGGGCCACAGCGGCAAGATGGTAGCCGACAAGAAGGCGAAGCCGGAGTGATCATGACTCTTGGACACGCAATTCAGCGCAACGTTCGCCAAAGCCCGCGGAAGATGCGGCTGGTGATCGACCTGATCCGGGGTAAGGACGTCAACGAGGCGTTGGCGATCCTCAAGTTCAACAAGCGAAACGCGGCCAAGCAGATCGCGAAGACGCTCAAGAGCGCCGTTTCCAACGCCGAGCAGAAGGCGATGGCCGGGAACGAGCGGTTCGACGCCGACGAACTGATGGTCGCCAAGGCGATCGTCAATGGCGGTTCGCCGCTGAAACGGATTCACGCCGCGGCCCAGGGCCGGGCGACGCCGATCAAGAAGCGGACGAGCCACGTTGAGATCCACGTTCGGAGCAAGGAGTAGTCGATGGGTCAGAAAACCAATCCGATCGGGTTCCGGCTCGGGATCGTCAAGCCGTGGGTTTCCCGATGGTACGCGACCAAGGAAATGCCGGCGCTCCTCAAGGAAGACGAGCTGATCCGGAAGTACTTGCTGACGCGGCTCGGTCATGCGGCCATCGCCGAGATCCATATCGAGCGCCGTCCTGGGAAAGTGACCGTGACGGTCCACACTGGGCGTCCGGGCGTCGTCATCGGGAAGAAGGGCACCGAAGTCGACAAGCTCCGTGACGAACTCGCGCAGCTCACGTCGAAGGAAGCGGCGATCAACGTCGAGGAGATCAAGCACCCCGAGACGTCATCGCAGTTGGTGGCCGACAACATCGGGCATCAGTTGATCCAGCGGATCTCCTTCCGGCGGGCGATGAAGCGGGCGGTCCAGGGCGCGATGCGGATGGGGGCCTTGGGGATCAAGGTCCGCGTCTCCGGTCGGTTGGGCGGGGCGGAAATCGCGCGGACCGAGGGGTATCACGAGGGTCGGGTTCCGCTGCATACGCTGCGGGCCGATATCGACTACGCGACGAGCACGGCCAAGACGACCTACGGCACCATCGGGATCAAGGTGTGGATTTTCCGTGGCGAGGTAGTCGAAGACGTGACCGGCAAGACGTACAGCACGGGAGCCTAACCAATGCTTGCGCCGAAGCGGATCAAATTCCGCAAGCAATTCAAGGGGAAGATGCGAGGCTTGGCCTTGCGGGGTAACACCGTGGCGTTCGGGGATTTTGCCCTGGCCGCGATGGAGCCGGGCTGGGTTTCGAACCGCCAGATCGAGGCCTCGCGGATCGCGATTTCTCGAGCCATGAAGCGGAGCGGCAAGATGTGGATCCGGGTGTTCCCGGACAAGCCGATTACCAAGAAGCCGGCCGAGACCCGAATGGGTAAGGGTAAGGGTAACCCGGAAGGCTGGGTGGCGGTGGTCAAGCCGGCCCGGATTCTGTTCGAGGTCGAGGGAGTGACCGAGCTGGTGGCACGCCAGGCCTTTGCGTTGGCGGCGGCCAAGTTGCCGGTCAAGACTCGGTTCGTGAAGCGGGAGGAGCACTAAATGAAGGCGCTCAAAGCGGCCGAGCTCGCCGAGTTGACGGTCGAGGAGCTCAACGCGAAGCTCGGCGAGATCGAGGAAGAGCAGTTCCGGCTCCGGTTCCGAACGGCGACCGAAGCCGTCGAGAATCAGATCCAGTTCCGAACCCGTCGGCGTGACATTGCCCGGATCAAGACGGTTTTGCGGCAGAAGGAAGGTTGAGAATGACGGAAGCGACCGCGGCACCTCGGAACCGGCGGAAGGGTCGGACCGGCGTGGTGAAGAGCGACAAGATGACGAAGACCGTGACCGTAATGATGGAGCGGCGGTTTGCCCATCCGGTGTACGGGAAGCGGATTACCCGGCAGAAGACGATCAAGGCCCGGAACGATCTCGGGGCGAAGACCGGCGACACTGTTCGGGTGATGGAAACCCGTCCGCTGGCGAAGACTGTGCGCTGGCGCGTGACTGAGATCGTGGAGAAGGCGAAGTAGGGAGGCCAAATGGTTCAGCAAGAGACGATACTTCGAGTCGCGGACAACAGCGGGGCCCGCAAGGCCCTCGTGATCCGCGTGTTGGGCGGCTCCAAGCGCCGCTATGCCGGGCTCGGTGACGTGGTGATCGTGGCCATCAAGGACGCGATTCCCACCGGCCAGGTGAAGAAGGGGGACGTCGCGCGAGCGGTGGTCGTCCGAGTGGTGAAGGAGACCCGTCGCAAGGACGGTTCCTACATCCGCTTCGATGAGAACGCGGTCGTGCTCATCAATGATCAGGGCGAACCGCGAGCGACCCGAATTTTCGGGCCGGTTGCCCGGGAGCTGCGCGATAAGCGATACATGAAGATCGTATCGTTGGCGCCGGAGGTCATCTAACCATGCGGATTCTGAAACACCGGAAGGCCCGTCGGAAGGTCGGACCGGGTCCTGTGGTCCGAGTCTCGATGCCGATCACCAAGGGCGATATGGTCCAGGTGATCTCGGGCGCCAACAAGGGCAAGCGGGCCCGGGTGCTGCGAGTGCATCTCAAGACCGGCCGGGTCACCCTCGAGGGCCTGAATATGGTCAAGCGCCACCTTCGGGCGACGACCCCCAACGGGCAGTCGGGAATTGTAGAGCGTCCGGCGCCGATCCATCATTCCAATATGATGTTGATCGATCCCAAAACGGGCGAGCCGACCCGGGTTCGGCGGAAGCGGGACCAGGACGGCACCGTTGAGCGGATCGCCGTGAAGTCCGGGCAGTCGATTGTGAGGAACCGGTAACGATGGCTGAAGCGAAAGCAACCAAGCCCGCGAAGACGCCCAAGGGCGGCCCGCCGGCGAAGACCAGCAAGCGCGCGAAGGCGCCGCAAGGGGCCACCGATCCGGCGCCGAAGGTG
Above is a genomic segment from Gemmatimonadota bacterium containing:
- a CDS encoding 50S ribosomal protein L24, with amino-acid sequence MPITKGDMVQVISGANKGKRARVLRVHLKTGRVTLEGLNMVKRHLRATTPNGQSGIVERPAPIHHSNMMLIDPKTGEPTRVRRKRDQDGTVERIAVKSGQSIVRNR
- a CDS encoding 50S ribosomal protein L4 codes for the protein MIEAPLFQPNGKPSGSVALPADYFDGTVNEPVMHQAVKAFLANQRQGTHATKTRRWVTGGNQKPWKQKGTGRARAGSTRSPLWPGGGTVFGPHPRDYTQDIPKKVRQLARRSSLNARAREGFLSLVESLDFSGPKTAQLAALLKAMGLTGKKVLLLTHGIKKNVYLSGRNIPLLEVMPYGDVATYNVLWSDAVVVERGALTGEAIESEAADTDAAPKKKTAVKAPKAPKAPKAEKATKAPAVKKTAKPAAEKKARAKKAAPKPKDGK
- a CDS encoding 30S ribosomal protein S19; its protein translation is MGRSVKKGPYVQEALLKKVQVLTGKNTKQVVKTWSRASTILPEFVGHTFAVHNGNKFVPVHVTENMVGHKLGEFSPTRIFKGHSGKMVADKKAKPE
- a CDS encoding 50S ribosomal protein L2, encoding MANRQYRPTSAGTRFRSVSDFAEITRDTPEKSLLTPLRKTGGRNNKGHVTMRAIGGGHRQHYRIIDFKRNKFGIPAKVAHIEYDPNRTARIALLFYADGEKRYILHPVGLKQGDTVLSGPGTDARNGNALPLGEIPLGTNVHNIELKIGKGGSIARSAGQYAQVMAREGQYVTLKLKSGETRLVNGRCLATIGEVGNSEHELLSRGKAGKTRWLGRRGKVRGVAKNPVDHPLGGGEGKSSGGRPPVSPWGKAEGVKTRLPKKATNRLIIRGRKRGKATGGGN
- a CDS encoding 30S ribosomal protein S17, which encodes MTEATAAPRNRRKGRTGVVKSDKMTKTVTVMMERRFAHPVYGKRITRQKTIKARNDLGAKTGDTVRVMETRPLAKTVRWRVTEIVEKAK
- a CDS encoding 50S ribosomal protein L16 — its product is MLAPKRIKFRKQFKGKMRGLALRGNTVAFGDFALAAMEPGWVSNRQIEASRIAISRAMKRSGKMWIRVFPDKPITKKPAETRMGKGKGNPEGWVAVVKPARILFEVEGVTELVARQAFALAAAKLPVKTRFVKREEH
- a CDS encoding 50S ribosomal protein L22; translation: MTLGHAIQRNVRQSPRKMRLVIDLIRGKDVNEALAILKFNKRNAAKQIAKTLKSAVSNAEQKAMAGNERFDADELMVAKAIVNGGSPLKRIHAAAQGRATPIKKRTSHVEIHVRSKE
- a CDS encoding 50S ribosomal protein L14, whose product is MVQQETILRVADNSGARKALVIRVLGGSKRRYAGLGDVVIVAIKDAIPTGQVKKGDVARAVVVRVVKETRRKDGSYIRFDENAVVLINDQGEPRATRIFGPVARELRDKRYMKIVSLAPEVI
- a CDS encoding 50S ribosomal protein L29 — encoded protein: MKALKAAELAELTVEELNAKLGEIEEEQFRLRFRTATEAVENQIQFRTRRRDIARIKTVLRQKEG
- the tuf gene encoding elongation factor Tu (EF-Tu; promotes GTP-dependent binding of aminoacyl-tRNA to the A-site of ribosomes during protein biosynthesis; when the tRNA anticodon matches the mRNA codon, GTP hydrolysis results; the inactive EF-Tu-GDP leaves the ribosome and release of GDP is promoted by elongation factor Ts; many prokaryotes have two copies of the gene encoding EF-Tu) is translated as AGVEMVMPGDNIQMKIDLITPIAMDEGLRFAIREGGRTVGAGVVTKILK
- a CDS encoding 50S ribosomal protein L23; this translates as MAALHDVVVKPLITEKSSAAYQNRKEYAFQVATRATKRDVKAALEKLFGVTVTRVRTMQMRRIEVTRGRTRGKTEAWKKALVTLKDGDSIAVFEG
- a CDS encoding 30S ribosomal protein S3, producing the protein MGQKTNPIGFRLGIVKPWVSRWYATKEMPALLKEDELIRKYLLTRLGHAAIAEIHIERRPGKVTVTVHTGRPGVVIGKKGTEVDKLRDELAQLTSKEAAINVEEIKHPETSSQLVADNIGHQLIQRISFRRAMKRAVQGAMRMGALGIKVRVSGRLGGAEIARTEGYHEGRVPLHTLRADIDYATSTAKTTYGTIGIKVWIFRGEVVEDVTGKTYSTGA
- a CDS encoding 50S ribosomal protein L3; translated protein: MTDGLIGRKVGMTRVFLDGGTSVPVTVIEAGPCRVLQVRGSGVQLGFGQKRAQRTLKAELGHAKAAGLDAAPSVVRTFELNGDAPKPGDTVTVGMFAAGETVKVTGQSKGRGFQGVVHRYGIGGGPGSHGNTRHRKPGSVGAGTDPSRVIKGKRMPGHMGDRRHTELGLQVVRIDAERNLLFVRGAVPGAKNGIVTVAKQGGRSRHD
- a CDS encoding 30S ribosomal protein S10, whose amino-acid sequence is MASKIRIRLKAFDHAVLDQAAADIVRSVEKTGAQVSGPIPLPSKIQRWTVLRSPHIDKKSREQFELRTHKRLLDINDSRPQTMDALTKLDLPAGVDVEIKVE